Proteins from a genomic interval of Choristoneura fumiferana chromosome 12, NRCan_CFum_1, whole genome shotgun sequence:
- the LOC141433726 gene encoding protocadherin-like wing polarity protein stan: protein MRYELRQAGLNLTHSQDKDYVRNIIKSTNTILNVQYEKEWRRIRQLTGHGVELLLLKLDKYIAVLAESQHDTYTSPFEIVTSDLVIGVDIVTSESIYGFEPTQLTRYNIESYTTERVVLPDTSAFIHSPIQPGYYGNGKKSKKPSGPTVSFPKYNNYVKNKNKFDKFTRILLPLDLLGISNNNNNGQDTPEPESRAVFSYLQYSRNTSQLMPLRTDDSVGRRWGVNITVGSPILQVALFVPEYVWYRESRDGEEAMDNNVEDEGITYANKGHHHVTQSQDNNPRHTSDPEIQSHENHGPVLIQPAFKKQDKPLYADSLHENESSFVAESQEGPKVLALTMDPEFKDENTTRLGKKLVYRSMSGIRLKKPIRLQMWLDINRETFGSRTNPQCVHWSTLRGSGEWSRVGCHTEIDYDWSPYSNDPLLINCTCNHLSTFAVLVDEVDIEFIPEPSLLESVTSYTAFSISLPLLLLTWAALCLMRGGAATVSNSIHKHLIFSVFMAELLYLIALKARSSLIQNEFACKIIAMSLHYWWVAALGWSACDAWQLRRLLRELRDVNHGRAGRALGGCVRGAGGRTGALGLASPASVRACALVSTYTLFCWVSCHEPVVWWVVVPAGAYAGAAIVCLAGATRAAFTVRDHVTGFGNLRIVLFVSVVCLPLLCLAWAAALVLGSEAGARRDALSAALAAAVALHAAAAALGHTALNVRVRDNLTRAKVSDTKTCQKHPLAALDTEASWRVDVL, encoded by the exons ATGCGGTATGAGCTGAGGCAGGCTGGACTGAATCTCACTCACAGCCAGGACAAGGATTATGTCCGG AATATAATAAAGTCAACCAACACGATTCTGAACGTTCAATACGAGAAAGAATGGCGTCGCATCAGGCAACTGACGGGGCATGGCGTAGAACTGTTGCTGTTAAAATTGGACAAGTACATCGCTGTGTTGGCAGAGAGCCAGCATGATACATACACCAGCCCTTTTGAAATCGTCACTAGTGATTTAG TGATCGGCGTAGACATAGTAACATCCGAGTCCATATACGGTTTCGAGCCCACCCAGCTGACACGCTACAACATCGAGTCATACACGACGGAGCGTGTCGTGCTCCCAGACACTTCCGCTTTCATACACTCGCCCATACAACCCGGTTATTATGGCAACGGGAAGAAAAGCAAGAAGCCCTCAGGACCAACAGTTTCGTTTCCGAAGTATAACAACTATGTTAAGAATAAGAACAAGTTTGATAAGTTCACCAGGATATTGTTGCCGCTGGATTTGTTGGGGAtcagtaacaataataataatggacaAG ATACTCCAGAGCCGGAATCCCGTGCAGTATTCTCCTACCTACAATACTCGCGCAACACGTCACAACTGATGCCTCTTCGTACCGATGACTCGGTCGGAAGACGATGGGGTGTCAACATCACAGTCGGATCGCCTATACTGCAAGTGGCACTTTTTGTACCCGAGTATGTGTGGTACAGAGAGTCACGGGACGGAGAAGAAGCGATGGATAATAATGTGGAAGATGAAG GTATAACATATGCCAACAAAGGTCATCATCACGTGACTCAAAGCCAAGACAATAATCCGCGGCACACAAGCGACCCAGAAATACAAAGCCACGAAAATCATGGACCCGTATTGATACAGCCTGCTTTCAAAAAGCAAGACAAGCCTCTATACGCCGATAGTTTACATGAAAACGAATCATCTTTCGTGGCAGAAAGTCAAGAGGGTCCGAAAGTCCTAGCGTTGACGATGGATCCGGAATTCAAAGATGAAAATACGACAAGACTTGGCAAGAAGTTGGTGTACAGGAGTATGAGCGGGATCCGATTGAAGAAGCCAATCAGGCTGCAAATGTGGTTGGATATAAACAGAGAGACGTTTGGTTCGAGGACTAATCCGCAGTGTGTCCATTGGTCGACTTTGAGAGG GTCCGGTGAGTGGTCCCGTGTTGGCTGTCATACAGAAATCGACTACGATTGGTCACCCTACTCCAATGATCCTCTCCTCATCAACTGTACCTGCAACCATCTGTCAACTTTTGCTGTGTTAGTCGATGAAGTCGATATTGAG TTCATACCAGAACCATCGCTCCTGGAATCCGTGACATCATACACCGCGTTCAGTATTTCCCTCCCGCTCTTGCTGCTGACGTGGGCAGCGCTCTGTCTCatgcgcggcggcgcggccacCGTCTCCAACTCCATACACAAACACCTCATATTCAGCGTGTTTATGGCTGAGCTGTTATACCTCATTGCTTTGAAGGCGAGGAGCTCTTTGATACAAAACGAG TTCGCCTGCAAGATAATAGCCATGTCGCTCCACTACTGGTGGGTGGCAGCTCTGGGCTGGTCCGCGTGCGACGCGTGGCAACTCCGGCGCTTGCTCCGTGAACTAAGGGACGTGAACCACGGGCGGGCTGGCCGCGCACTTGGCGGCTGCGTACGCGGCGCCGGCGGTCGTACTGGCGCTCTCGGCCTCGCATCAccagcatcagtacgggcatgcgctcttgtaagtacctacaccttGTT CTGCTGGGTGAGCTGCCACGAGCCGGTGGTGTGGTGGGTGGTGGTGCCCGCGGGCGCGTACGCCGGCGCCGCCATCGTGTGTCTGGCGGGCGCCACACGCGCCGCCTTCACCGTAAGGGACCACGTCACTGGCTTCGGGAACCTCAG GATAGTCCTGTTCGTGAGCGTGGTGTGCCTGCCGCTGCTGTGCCTGGCGTGGGCGGCGGCGCTGGTTCTGGGCAGCGAGGCGGGCGCGCGCCGCGACGCGCTCAGCGCCGCGCTCGCAGCCGCCGTCGCGCTGCAcgcagccgccgccgcgctcGGACACACCGCGCTCAACGTGCGCGTTAGGGACAACCTCACACG tgcaaaagtaagCGATACTAAAACTTGTCAAAAACATCCGCTAGCAGCACTTGATACCGAGGCGTCGTGGCGAGTGGATGTCTTGTAG
- the LOC141433727 gene encoding protocadherin-like wing polarity protein stan — protein sequence MGAGGTFTFALGGGKTEVTVAADVADGSWHTVETATIILDGCDKALSLAGAADFGIKYACANQTRKTLPARCDLPTETCHRFLDLTGPLQVGGLPNIPSSFQVKNKDFVGCISDFHVDHRFIDLNSFVADNGTIAGCSAKRAQCGSAPCYNGAACADLWDTYRCDCAEGHTGKDCAETTAPPWRFSGDGMLSFNPLLRPIQLPWLNALSLRTLQQDAFLMSVQVGQNSSILISLKNGLLHYSYNGETMFLPTTTLADGNWHRVEIKWLGTDISVTIDYGLRTALLPMLANKVQGQYIGKILIGGPDTTAGLLASEIGFFEGCIQDVRVGTAQSLLNRPTVRENVRDGCQSRADCMLSICPPYSKCESSWDTTRCECSRGRHGPQCVAACDLTPCGEHARCEPSDDDKGYRCVCEEGYLLTDDGCVEQGSENHYKLPGATECLPCLCYAAGSVNSSCEATTGQCYCRGGVIGRACDSCANLYAEVKPNAGCEGIV from the exons aCGGCAACTATTATCCTGGATGGCTGTGACAAAGCTTTATCCCTCGCTGGCGCCGCAGACTTTGGCATCAAGTACGCGTGCGCGAACCAAACCAGAAAGACGTTGCCGGCACGCTGCGACTTACCCACCGAAACTTGTCATAG GTTCCTGGATCTAACGGGTCCGTTGCAAGTGGGCGGTCTGCCGAACATTCCCAGCAGCTTCCAAGTGAAGAACAAAGACTTCGTCGGCTGCATCTCTGACTTCCACGTCGACCACAGATTCATTGACTTGAAcag CTTTGTGGCGGACAACGGCACTATAGCGGGGTGTTCGGCGAAGCGCGCGCAATGCGGCTCCGCGCCTTGCTACAACGGTGCCGCGTGCGCAGACCTGTGGGACACGTACCGCTGCGACTGCGCCGAGGGACACACCGGGAAAGATTGTGCTGAGA CAACAGCCCCGCCATGGCGTTTCAGCGGCGATGGCATGCTTTCCTTCAACCCGCTGCTACGGCCCATTCAACTGCCGTGGCTCAACGCGCTGTCGCTACGAACGCTGCAACAGGATGCCTTCCTTATGTCTGTGCAAGTTGGCCAGAACAGCTCCATCCTTATCAGC CTAAAAAACGGTCTACTCCATTACTCCTACAACGGTGAGACAATGTTCCTGCCGACCACAACCCTAGCGGACGGCAACTGGCACCGCGTTGAAATCAAATGGCTCGGCACTGACATTTCTGTGACCATTGACTATGGTCTCAGGACGGCATTGCTTCCTATGCTGGCCAATAAGGTGCAGGGACAGTATATCGGCAAAATTCTGATTGGCGGGCCAGATACTACAGCTGGACTGTTGGCCTCTGAAATAGGATTCTTTGAAGGCTGCATACAG GATGTCAGAGTTGGGACTGCCCAAAGCTTGTTAAATCGCCCGACTGTTAGAGAAAACGTAAGAGATGGCTGCCAGTCTAGGGCAGATTGTAtgctgtctatctgtccgccTTAT AGCAAATGTGAGTCATCCTGGGATACGACAAGGTGCGAGTGCTCGCGAGGCCGCCACGGCCCGCAATGCGTGGCCGCGTGTGATCTGACTCCGTGCGGCgaacatgctcgctgcgaacccAGTGACGACGATAAGGGGTACCGCTGCGTATGCGAGGAAGGATATCTGCTTACTG ACGACGGGTGTGTGGAGCAAGGATCG GAGAACCACTACAAACTTCCCGGTGCGACGGAATGCCTGCCGTGTCTGTGCTATGCGGCCGGGTCTGTGAACAGTTCCTGCGAGGCTACCACGGGGCAGTGCTACTGCCGCGGCGGGGTCATTGGCCGCGCGTGCGACTCCTGCGCCAACTTGTATGCTGAAGTGAAGCCCAATGCGGGATGCGAAGGTATTGTATAG